One window from the genome of Diabrotica virgifera virgifera chromosome 6, PGI_DIABVI_V3a encodes:
- the LOC126886690 gene encoding fructose-bisphosphate aldolase-like, producing MTTSWNYPEPALQNELRKIAEAIVTPGKGILAADESVSTMGKRLKDINTENTEDNRRKYRQLLFTTCPVIGNFISGVILFHETVYQKTDDGTPFVECLKKRGIIPGIKVDTGVVPLFGSNEECTTQGLDDLGKRCMQYKKDGCHFAKWRCVLKIGKDTPSIQALIENANVLARYASVCQANRIVPIVEPEILPDGDHSLLLCQKTTETVLAYVYKALYDHNVYLEGTLLKPNMVTAGQSCPKKASPEEIADATVTAFQRRVPCAVPGVTFLSGGQSEEEATINLNAMNQYPGTRPWALTFSYGRALQASVLRAWGGKDENIKAGQDELLKRAKANSDAALGVYVAGSVEGKAGGADLFVKGHVY from the coding sequence ATGACCACTTCCTGGAATTACCCTGAACCTGCCCTCCAAAATGAACTCCGAAAAATAGCTGAGGCGATAGTAACACCTGGTAAAGGAATATTAGCAGCAGACGAATCTGTATCAACTATGGGCAAGCGTTTGAAAGATATAAATACTGAAAATACTGAAGACAATAGACGTAAATACAGACAGTTACTATTCACAACTTGTCCAGTTATAGGAAATTTTATTTCCGGCGTAATTCTGTTTCATGAAACTGTATACCAAAAAACTGACGACGGTACTCCATTTGTGGAATGCCTAAAGAAAAGGGGTATTATTCCTGGAATAAAGGTAGATACTGGagtcgttcctctttttggaaGCAACGAAGAATGTACTACACAAGGTCTTGATGATTTAGGTAAGAGGTGCATGCAATATAAGAAAGATGGCTGTCATTTTGCTAAATGGCGCTGCGTGTTAAAAATAGGCAAAGATACACCTTCCATACAGGCGTTAATAGAAAATGCAAACGTTTTAGCTCGTTATGCGTCTGTTTGTCAAGCTAATAGAATCGTACCCATAGTGGAGCCTGAAATTTTGCCAGATGGAGACCATAGTCTTCTACTCTGCCAGAAAACAACAGAAACAGTGTTAGCTTATGTCTATAAAGCTTTATACGATCACAATGTATATTTAGAAGGAACTTTACTAAAACCAAATATGGTTACTGCTGGACAATCGTGTCCCAAAAAGGCTAGTCCAGAAGAAATAGCTGATGCTACAGTAACTGCTTTCCAGAGGAGAGTCCCTTGTGCTGTACCTGGTGTTACGTTTCTATCCGGTGGACAATCTGAGGAAGAAGCAACTATTAACCTAAACGCTATGAATCAATATCCCGGGACGAGACCATGGGCATTGACGTTTAGTTATGGTCGTGCTTTACAAGCCTCCGTTTTAAGAGCTTGGGGTGGAAAAGATGAGAATATTAAAGCTGGTCAGGATGAGCTGCTTAAAAGAGCTAAAGCCAATAGCGATGCTGCTCTAGGTGTATATGTAGCTGGTAGTGTTGAAGGTAAAGCTGGTGGGGCCGATTTATTTGTTAAAGGTCATGTTTACTAA